In a single window of the Atlantibacter hermannii genome:
- a CDS encoding HNH endonuclease: MDICTEKNLPVDYLRKLLDYDALTGVVKWKPRALEHFKSERDSKIWNTRYAGTVVGVQNRRGYLVFKLNKRCYRLHRVVWALHYNEHPEIFIDHINGDKRDNRISNLRLVDAEGNARNRKTPSSNSSGIIGVRWDKRYGTWKSTIGDEGEDVPLGSFDNLLDAAAARKSAEVRFGYHRNHGR, translated from the coding sequence ATGGATATCTGCACAGAAAAAAATCTTCCTGTGGACTACCTGCGAAAGCTGCTTGATTACGATGCACTTACTGGCGTTGTTAAATGGAAGCCCCGCGCTTTAGAACATTTCAAAAGCGAGCGAGATTCTAAAATCTGGAACACTCGCTATGCTGGCACTGTTGTAGGTGTTCAGAATCGCAGGGGATACCTGGTATTCAAGCTTAATAAGCGATGCTACAGGCTTCATCGTGTTGTCTGGGCGCTTCACTACAATGAGCACCCAGAAATCTTTATCGACCACATTAACGGTGATAAGCGGGATAACAGGATATCCAATCTGCGTCTCGTCGATGCTGAGGGTAATGCCAGAAATCGTAAAACTCCTTCGTCAAATTCATCTGGGATTATCGGCGTTAGGTGGGATAAGCGATATGGAACCTGGAAAAGCACCATTGGCGATGAAGGAGAGGATGTGCCTCTTGGCTCATTCGATAACCTGCTTGATGCCGCTGCGGCAAGAAAATCAGCAGAGGTGAGGTTCGGTTATCACCGAAACCATGGCAGATAA
- a CDS encoding putative transcriptional repressor protein, with protein sequence MSREDPQLRIRLPVELKEKIEGSAKSNNRSMNAEIVLRLDESFVNEIKEDEVISAQDAIHIVSKAKDELAGIIFKRTFSEINKKIRMGHTTFHIDLYDLDLEGLSDEDFDLVFENTFARLKELGYEIWEKTWDVTGFSVEIPNKKPT encoded by the coding sequence ATGAGCAGAGAAGATCCTCAGTTAAGAATTAGACTTCCAGTTGAATTAAAAGAAAAAATTGAAGGTTCTGCAAAATCCAACAATCGCTCAATGAACGCCGAAATAGTGTTGCGACTTGATGAAAGCTTTGTAAATGAAATTAAAGAAGACGAGGTTATTTCTGCGCAAGACGCTATACATATCGTAAGCAAAGCCAAAGATGAGTTAGCTGGAATAATTTTCAAAAGAACATTCTCGGAGATAAACAAAAAGATAAGGATGGGGCACACCACTTTTCACATTGATCTCTATGACCTCGATCTTGAGGGGCTCAGTGATGAAGACTTTGATTTAGTTTTTGAAAATACCTTCGCGCGCTTGAAAGAGTTAGGTTATGAAATCTGGGAAAAAACATGGGATGTCACAGGATTTAGTGTGGAAATTCCAAATAAAAAGCCCACCTGA
- the V gene encoding major tail protein V, producing the protein MANCPNSNERLFGGAVVLEVADGCPDALPLESDWMALAAGTSKGWDFSPNTVTSDADDGGGYVESIITNSDFTISFEGEVRKRDKLDQYGIGKFISYFAAELKARRQPGIWVRMEYGPVTFIGYMVVTALSSDGGTNDIVTFSTEFKVGDASTIQVIETDTVAVTGLTVTPTTSTGAAGGTSTFTVNVLPADASNKDFTVATTDATKATATVSGNTVTVNRVATGTAQIIVATEDGNKVATHTVTIT; encoded by the coding sequence ATGGCTAATTGCCCTAATAGCAATGAGCGTTTGTTTGGCGGCGCTGTAGTGCTCGAAGTGGCCGATGGCTGCCCTGATGCGCTGCCGTTAGAGTCGGACTGGATGGCTCTCGCTGCCGGTACTTCGAAAGGCTGGGATTTCTCCCCCAACACCGTTACCAGCGATGCCGATGATGGTGGCGGCTACGTTGAAAGCATCATCACTAACTCGGATTTCACCATTTCTTTCGAGGGTGAAGTGCGTAAGCGTGACAAGCTGGACCAGTACGGCATTGGTAAATTCATCAGCTATTTTGCTGCCGAACTGAAAGCCCGTCGTCAGCCAGGAATCTGGGTTCGAATGGAGTACGGTCCGGTAACCTTCATTGGTTATATGGTTGTCACCGCGCTGAGCTCTGATGGTGGAACAAATGACATCGTCACTTTTTCCACCGAATTCAAAGTCGGTGACGCCTCTACCATTCAGGTTATCGAAACCGATACTGTGGCGGTAACCGGCCTGACCGTGACGCCGACGACCAGCACTGGCGCAGCAGGCGGCACAAGCACTTTCACGGTTAACGTTCTGCCAGCAGATGCCAGCAACAAAGACTTTACCGTAGCAACCACGGACGCGACTAAAGCCACTGCAACCGTATCGGGAAACACAGTGACAGTTAACCGTGTTGCAACCGGTACCGCGCAAATCATCGTGGCTACTGAAGACGGAAATAAAGTGGCAACACATACCGTTACGATCACCTGA
- a CDS encoding phage head morphogenesis protein has protein sequence MILSTQQTRIGTPIVPRNKADPTQSSRQVSRMFRDIEERYLTIKRRLKELFDMRLTGRQQETNGKRSWMMCINSGSGPSLYQVNAGTYIYDMTAAQLADLLQVVQTILDDSLLEGGSQNLWALGYVAAEYERGTLAAFTNLSVQSSVYESQTTLQQLLSSPAYQNQIASAYVSTYSDWKGISDAARADLANVIAESIGRGVSPRETARIISKRLDVSMSSAKNIAQTEQVGALREAQWNETEWASERLGLNTGLLHLSALKPTTRQTHAYWHGRVRTVAEVKEWYSVNGNKYHCYCSQVPALLNDDGSIFNEGLADKLKQERTSWVVDS, from the coding sequence ATGATCCTCTCAACCCAGCAGACGAGAATCGGAACGCCGATCGTACCGCGCAACAAGGCTGACCCGACACAATCCTCCCGGCAGGTTAGCAGGATGTTCAGAGATATCGAAGAGCGGTATCTCACCATCAAGCGCCGTCTTAAAGAGCTTTTCGACATGCGTCTGACCGGGAGGCAACAAGAAACCAACGGTAAGCGCTCCTGGATGATGTGCATTAACTCCGGTTCTGGCCCTTCGCTGTATCAAGTCAACGCCGGAACATACATCTACGACATGACGGCAGCGCAACTGGCTGACCTGCTTCAGGTGGTGCAAACCATCCTTGATGATTCGCTTCTTGAGGGAGGAAGCCAGAATCTGTGGGCGCTTGGGTATGTGGCAGCAGAGTACGAGCGCGGAACGCTGGCAGCGTTTACTAATCTGTCCGTTCAATCATCTGTTTACGAAAGCCAGACTACGCTACAGCAACTACTTTCCAGCCCTGCATATCAGAACCAGATAGCCAGCGCTTACGTTAGCACGTACAGCGACTGGAAAGGCATTAGCGATGCTGCTCGCGCCGATCTGGCTAATGTCATTGCAGAGTCAATTGGACGTGGAGTCAGCCCGAGAGAAACTGCGCGGATTATCAGTAAGCGACTTGATGTAAGCATGTCCAGCGCCAAAAACATTGCTCAGACTGAGCAGGTCGGTGCGCTGCGTGAGGCTCAATGGAACGAGACTGAATGGGCTTCTGAGCGGTTAGGTTTAAATACTGGGCTGCTTCATCTTTCAGCATTAAAGCCTACTACGCGACAAACACACGCTTACTGGCATGGAAGGGTGAGAACCGTTGCGGAAGTAAAGGAATGGTACTCGGTAAACGGTAACAAATATCACTGCTACTGTAGCCAGGTTCCTGCGCTTCTCAATGACGACGGTAGCATATTCAACGAAGGGCTGGCGGATAAGTTAAAACAAGAGAGAACCTCTTGGGTTGTGGATTCATAA
- a CDS encoding antirepressor protein — protein MLKHKNDEAPTTCDSQGLLSNKSRNGNIDMNIVAKSDLNFQGKAIVPVSGMSGIWLTSAEIANALQYKSAKSVTNLFNQNADEFTSGMTQVIESVTSGNYRKNVRVFSLRGAHLIAMFARTDVAKEFRRWVLDILDREMMHSPIAKQFTDEELISLCYQQLWMENSQKVCKELYPAMKQIRSELSGKLYDIANETRHMSERNKAVLIRETKHLDKSNFVVKRAQQMLAKLRGEEWIH, from the coding sequence GTGCTCAAGCATAAAAACGACGAAGCCCCAACTACTTGCGATAGTCAGGGCCTCTTATCGAACAAATCCCGCAATGGAAATATCGACATGAATATTGTAGCAAAATCAGACTTAAACTTCCAAGGCAAAGCGATTGTACCGGTATCTGGAATGAGTGGTATTTGGCTCACTTCTGCTGAAATCGCAAACGCGCTTCAGTATAAAAGCGCCAAGTCAGTAACCAACCTCTTTAATCAGAATGCAGACGAGTTTACCAGCGGTATGACTCAGGTCATCGAATCAGTGACCTCAGGTAATTACCGCAAAAATGTTCGCGTTTTTTCTCTGCGCGGCGCTCACCTGATTGCAATGTTTGCCCGTACCGATGTAGCCAAAGAATTCCGCCGCTGGGTGCTGGATATTCTTGATCGCGAAATGATGCATTCGCCGATCGCGAAGCAATTCACAGATGAAGAGCTAATCAGCCTCTGCTACCAACAGTTGTGGATGGAGAACAGCCAGAAGGTGTGTAAGGAGCTGTACCCGGCCATGAAACAGATTCGCTCTGAACTCAGCGGGAAACTTTATGACATTGCGAATGAGACCCGCCATATGTCAGAGAGGAACAAAGCAGTGTTGATTCGTGAGACCAAACACCTGGACAAATCGAATTTCGTCGTCAAACGCGCTCAGCAAATGCTGGCGAAGTTACGGGGAGAAGAATGGATTCACTGA
- a CDS encoding phage-associated protein, HI1409 family yields MSEQQGEVSFLVNALADAIGRQRMLYAGQPGNTKRTKLWDEFGYPNNLEFDRYYRAYERNAVAYAAVHKLLESCWMDNPTIIDGEEEKEAEETTEWEKAVTKLLKKHWAKIKDADRRNLVGRYSALLIQFRDGREWSQPVDKNVVARLKDKSIVKLIPAWESQIKPGNFDTDTLSETYGQPVSYNFNEQPVGDDGTYGPVRGVTVHPDRIIILCEGAEDENMLSGVPFLRAGYNKLLDLEKVSGGSAEGFLKNASRQLGIAFDKETNMDALKRAATDAGFKDLGDALNDKVAKMNRGTDAALVMQAGTPSVLSVAAADPKPTWEVTANEFAASIQCPFTILFGQQTGRLASDEDKTDWAKRCNGRRWGFMSSVIETILERFWTLGVIDQPSSGEVSLAWSDLLAPSEKEKIANMQAMATVAKDTQQAFGTPVVDENEIRAVGELEPRKEVKTPDPDQKVITDDPLNPADENRNADRTAQQG; encoded by the coding sequence GTGAGTGAACAACAAGGCGAGGTTTCATTCCTCGTTAACGCCCTTGCTGATGCGATAGGGCGGCAGCGAATGCTGTACGCAGGCCAGCCGGGGAATACCAAACGCACGAAGCTGTGGGATGAATTCGGCTATCCGAATAATCTTGAGTTCGACCGCTACTACCGAGCCTATGAACGGAATGCTGTGGCGTATGCCGCCGTGCATAAGCTTCTCGAATCCTGCTGGATGGACAATCCGACCATCATTGATGGTGAGGAAGAGAAAGAAGCCGAGGAGACTACGGAATGGGAAAAGGCGGTAACGAAGCTGCTGAAGAAGCATTGGGCGAAGATTAAAGATGCCGATCGGCGAAATCTTGTCGGCCGTTACTCTGCGCTGCTAATCCAGTTCCGGGACGGCAGGGAGTGGAGTCAGCCAGTAGATAAGAACGTCGTTGCTAGGCTGAAAGATAAGTCTATCGTGAAGCTTATCCCTGCGTGGGAGTCTCAAATCAAGCCGGGTAATTTCGACACCGACACGCTTTCTGAAACATACGGGCAGCCAGTTTCTTACAATTTCAACGAGCAGCCGGTTGGCGATGATGGCACTTATGGGCCAGTACGCGGCGTTACAGTTCATCCCGATCGGATCATTATTCTTTGCGAAGGCGCAGAAGATGAAAACATGCTTTCCGGCGTGCCTTTTCTGCGTGCTGGCTATAACAAGCTTCTTGACCTTGAGAAAGTATCCGGCGGCAGCGCCGAGGGCTTCCTGAAGAACGCCAGCCGCCAGCTTGGTATTGCCTTCGATAAAGAAACCAATATGGATGCACTAAAGCGTGCAGCCACTGACGCTGGTTTCAAGGATTTGGGCGATGCATTAAACGATAAAGTCGCGAAGATGAACCGCGGTACCGATGCGGCACTTGTCATGCAGGCCGGTACGCCATCGGTTCTTTCTGTTGCAGCCGCTGATCCAAAACCGACATGGGAAGTCACCGCCAACGAGTTCGCCGCTTCAATTCAATGCCCATTCACCATTCTGTTTGGTCAGCAAACCGGGCGCCTTGCTTCGGATGAGGATAAGACGGACTGGGCGAAACGCTGCAATGGCCGCCGATGGGGCTTTATGTCTTCGGTAATCGAAACCATCCTGGAGCGCTTCTGGACGCTTGGCGTTATCGACCAGCCATCATCCGGCGAAGTATCGCTGGCATGGTCCGATTTGCTGGCACCGAGCGAGAAAGAGAAGATTGCCAATATGCAGGCGATGGCGACTGTGGCTAAAGACACTCAGCAGGCATTCGGTACGCCTGTGGTAGACGAAAATGAAATCCGCGCCGTGGGTGAGCTTGAACCTCGCAAAGAGGTTAAAACTCCCGACCCTGACCAGAAGGTGATTACCGATGATCCTCTCAACCCAGCAGACGAGAATCGGAACGCCGATCGTACCGCGCAACAAGGCTGA
- a CDS encoding putative large subunit terminase encodes MKPEHLKLLRDKDWRLNNLYWITDKEGKPTRFRMTPEQREYFEGIHTRNIILKARQLGFTTEVCIIQLDAALFESAKCALIAHTLNDAKRLFREKVKYAYDKLPAEIKAANPASNDSSGELVFKKGGSLYVSTSFRGGTLRYLHVSEFGKICAKFPHKAREIVTGAFEAVSTGCFATIESTAEGRAGYFFDYCQTAEKAQLQDKPLSPLDWKFFFFSWWKNPQYALDPVEPLPTRLVEYFAEMEAKHGVVLNERQKAWYHAKEKTLGDDMKREYPTIPAEAFQQSVEGAYYAKQFRWLYTNKRIGQIPDNSHLPVHTFWDIGVGDSTAIWFIREVGTEFHVIDYYENSGEGLRHYMKVLKDRGYEYGEHWGPHDIDNREFGADAKSRRELAREGYEIDGQMYSMTFNVVPKAGVDTGIESVREILPSCVFDEEKCAEGISHLEGYRKEWDDKRGCWKDKPLHDFTSHGADGFRYFAVAKNNRKQVGAVFF; translated from the coding sequence ATGAAACCTGAGCACCTCAAGCTGCTGAGAGATAAGGACTGGCGACTCAATAACCTTTACTGGATCACCGACAAAGAGGGAAAGCCTACACGCTTCAGGATGACGCCTGAGCAACGTGAGTACTTTGAAGGTATCCACACCCGCAACATCATCCTGAAGGCTCGCCAGCTCGGTTTCACTACCGAAGTCTGCATTATCCAGCTGGACGCCGCGTTATTTGAGTCGGCAAAGTGTGCGCTGATAGCCCATACGCTAAACGACGCCAAGCGCCTGTTTCGCGAAAAGGTTAAGTACGCATACGACAAGCTGCCAGCAGAGATTAAGGCAGCCAATCCGGCGAGCAACGATTCTTCAGGGGAGCTCGTATTCAAGAAGGGCGGATCACTGTACGTCAGCACCTCTTTCCGTGGTGGTACGCTGCGCTACCTGCACGTTTCAGAGTTCGGAAAGATATGTGCCAAGTTTCCGCACAAAGCCCGTGAGATCGTCACTGGTGCGTTTGAGGCGGTATCGACAGGCTGCTTTGCCACAATCGAGAGCACAGCAGAGGGCCGGGCGGGTTACTTCTTCGATTATTGCCAGACAGCAGAGAAAGCGCAGTTACAGGACAAGCCGCTTTCACCACTGGACTGGAAGTTTTTCTTCTTCTCCTGGTGGAAGAACCCGCAATATGCATTAGATCCGGTAGAGCCGCTACCAACGCGCCTGGTTGAATACTTCGCTGAGATGGAGGCGAAGCACGGCGTTGTTCTGAACGAGCGCCAGAAAGCCTGGTATCACGCCAAAGAGAAAACCCTCGGCGATGACATGAAGCGCGAGTATCCAACCATTCCTGCAGAGGCGTTTCAGCAGTCGGTCGAGGGCGCGTATTACGCCAAGCAGTTCCGCTGGCTCTACACCAACAAGCGGATCGGCCAAATCCCGGATAACTCACACCTCCCGGTTCATACGTTCTGGGATATCGGCGTGGGCGACTCAACGGCGATCTGGTTCATTCGTGAGGTCGGTACTGAATTCCACGTTATCGACTACTACGAAAACTCAGGTGAGGGCTTGCGGCACTATATGAAGGTGCTGAAAGACCGAGGCTATGAGTACGGCGAACACTGGGGTCCGCACGACATCGATAACCGTGAATTCGGTGCTGATGCCAAATCCCGTAGAGAGCTTGCCCGCGAGGGTTACGAGATTGACGGCCAGATGTACTCCATGACCTTCAATGTTGTGCCGAAGGCTGGCGTCGACACCGGCATCGAGTCGGTGCGTGAGATTCTACCCTCATGCGTGTTCGATGAAGAGAAGTGCGCCGAAGGCATCTCTCACCTCGAAGGTTATCGCAAGGAGTGGGATGACAAGCGCGGCTGCTGGAAAGATAAACCTCTTCACGATTTCACCTCTCACGGCGCTGACGGCTTCCGTTACTTTGCTGTAGCGAAGAACAACCGCAAGCAGGTCGGCGCAGTATTCTTCTAA
- a CDS encoding DNA-binding protein, producing the protein MTALKIADQRSHVTMSSREIAKLTKKEHKHVIRDIWDMLNDLYGIDKDGPHLDHKKNHTVTLVEGVDVTADYRGYVSHFRLDKPHVECLLTGYSAVLRMTVIKHIYKLEEQISRHALPSSYKEALLALVQAETEKEQIALERDQAIETKAWISEKREVTAMATASAAVRAKNKLAERIGEGKNYAAIIPVEKKLGQKFKWQPLRKWCRENDTEPHEVEDPRFGTVKSWPRAAWIAVYGVDLRKLF; encoded by the coding sequence ATGACTGCATTAAAGATAGCAGACCAAAGATCGCATGTCACCATGTCAAGCCGCGAGATTGCGAAGCTCACCAAAAAGGAGCATAAGCATGTAATTCGCGATATCTGGGATATGCTCAATGATTTGTACGGCATTGATAAAGATGGTCCACATCTGGACCATAAGAAAAATCATACGGTTACCCTTGTTGAGGGAGTGGATGTAACCGCCGACTATCGCGGTTACGTTTCTCACTTTCGGCTGGATAAGCCCCATGTTGAATGCCTCCTCACCGGATACAGCGCAGTGCTTCGAATGACGGTGATTAAGCATATTTACAAGCTCGAAGAACAAATCAGCCGTCACGCACTGCCTTCCAGTTATAAAGAGGCGTTGCTTGCACTGGTTCAGGCAGAAACTGAAAAGGAGCAAATTGCTCTCGAACGTGATCAGGCTATCGAAACTAAAGCATGGATTTCTGAAAAGCGTGAGGTAACTGCGATGGCAACAGCTTCCGCCGCCGTTCGCGCCAAAAACAAACTGGCAGAACGCATCGGGGAAGGAAAGAACTATGCCGCCATTATCCCGGTAGAGAAGAAGCTCGGGCAGAAATTCAAATGGCAGCCACTCCGCAAGTGGTGCAGGGAGAATGACACTGAACCGCATGAAGTCGAAGATCCGCGCTTTGGCACCGTGAAGTCATGGCCCCGCGCCGCCTGGATTGCCGTATATGGTGTGGACCTTCGCAAGCTGTTCTAA